The DNA region TCTTAGGACAGTGTAATGTAATAGCTGTCGCTTGCGGAGAGTTCGTCTCGTGTTCGACGGGAGTATGGGTTCGGGCACCAACCTATCACTTTTAACACTCCTCAGTGCAACTTCTTGTGTAGAGCACCGAATGACACTCTCGTCAATCATCGACGGCGTGACGGGGACCGGGCGGACGCTACGAGTCTACGACCCGACGAACCCGGACGCGGTCGCCGCCCTCGAACGCCACTTCGAGGTCCAGAACGTCGTCGTCGAGGAGACCACGCTCCCCGAGGGACCGGAGGATTTCGTCGTGTTACAGGATGGCGACGAATTCCTCGCGGCCGCCGACCTCGAAGCGCTCCGGCGCGCAGTCACCTTCGAGTCGGGACTACTCGACGCGACCTGCTTCGAGGAGACCCAAGTGCCCGACGTTCTCAAGCACGTCAGCGACACCACCTTCACGGCCTACGGAAAATACCGGATGATTCTGGCCTCGCGCGAGATAGAGGAACAGGCGTGGCGCGCGGACGGGGGGGAACTCCACTCGGGCTTTCAGCACCTGTCGTTGCTGCGCGACCAGTGGAACCTCTACGAACGACTCGGCGACCGAGGGGTGGACGTTCACGTCTACGGCACGCCGGACTGGCAACCACCCGAGACCGACTGGCTGACCGTCCACAACCACGACAACGCCGAGATTCGGCGGGCGTGGTTCGTGGTCTTCGACGCGCCCGATGACGGCGACTG from Halorussus pelagicus includes:
- a CDS encoding DICT sensory domain-containing protein, whose product is MTLSSIIDGVTGTGRTLRVYDPTNPDAVAALERHFEVQNVVVEETTLPEGPEDFVVLQDGDEFLAAADLEALRRAVTFESGLLDATCFEETQVPDVLKHVSDTTFTAYGKYRMILASREIEEQAWRADGGELHSGFQHLSLLRDQWNLYERLGDRGVDVHVYGTPDWQPPETDWLTVHNHDNAEIRRAWFVVFDAPDDGDCALLAEERAPNEFSGFWTYDSSLTGDVLVYLRAEYGSAR